ACAGATATCTAAGTGGCATCAAGCTAAATTTAGATAGCAAACTAGATAAAAACGAAAACAAAAAAGACTATATCTCAAATAACGATCTAAGTTTGCAATATCAAACCTCCATAGTGGATTTTATTATAAAAACTCAGCTAAATGCAAATTATAATCTCAAAGAACAAGAAGCTGTGCTGTATCCAAATTTGGATATAAGTAGAGAAATTTTATATAATACAAAATTTGGTACAATAATAAAATCAAAAAATGATGAGCAAGAAATCAGTCCGTATATAGACTGGTCTTTGAATAAAAATTTAAATTTAAATATAATATATTCAAAGCCAAATAATGAGTCGCAAAACACTTATATGAACTTTACAATAAAATACTAGGAGCAAAATATGAAACATATCATCTTAATAGTCGGGGAAGAATTGCAGATAAATAAGCCGTTTTTAGACTACGTTTTTCGCAAATATGAAAACTATGTTGGTGAGCTAGGTATGATATCATACGCTGGCGGTGGCGATAAAGAGCTCCCATTTTACATAGAAAATATTTCTAAAAATTACGAATGCATAACAATCATAGCAAATGACAGCAACTTTTATACATTAAGCAAAATCCTAGCAACTCTTAGCATAGATACTATAGAGCTAAAAGAAGATACTCTCATCCCATCACGTGCTATAAATTACGCCAAAAATAGCTTTTTGCTCACTTTAAACACAGCTTCTATAAATCTCATAAAAGCTACACCTACAAAAGAGCTTCCTAGTTTTTTACAAAACACCAAACAAGACTCGAAGTTTTTTCATATACTAGGTGTCGATAAAGAAAGTGCGAAGATACTCTTAGAGCCATTATCTACCACTTACAACGTAAATATCAGTCTTACCGAGCTTTTACCCGGTCTTACTTATGCTAAAGTAAGTGCAAACAGATACGGACAGATAGACGGATTTTTAGAAAGTGTTTCAAATTTATTTACCGGTAAAATGATAAACGAAAAAGATATAGTTGTATTTGTAGCAAAAAAACTCATACAAAAGAACTTAAAAATAACATTTGCAGAGTCTTGCACCTCTGGACTTTGCGCTGCTAAACTTGGATCTGTGAGCGGAGTAAGCTCTGTGTTTGATGGCTCAGTAGTAACATACGCAAATAGCATAAAACATAGCTGGATAGATGTAAGCGATGAAGTTTTGCAAAACTTTGGTGCAGTAAGTGATGAATGCGTAAGACAGATGGTCTTAGGAGCCATAAAGCTTTGTAGCTGCGATTTTGCTATAGCTATCAGCGGTATAGCAGGACCTGATGGCGGAAGTGAGCAAAAGCCAGTAGGAACCGTATATATCGCAGTGACGAACAAAAACGGAGAAATTTATACTCAAAGACTAAGCTTAAATGGCGATAGAGACTACATCAGAGAGCAAAGCGCCTTGCACGCTTACGCTCTACTTTTAAGGAGTTATCCAAGCTTGCTTGAGTAAATCCAAATTTATAAATTTGGATTTTTTAAATTTATAAATTTTTTTGAATTTAGAGATTTTGATTTGAGCCATAGCTATGCTTAACAAGCATTAAAGGCTATTTTATTAAGTAAATTTAATAATGCTTTTAAAGGGTATTAAATCGCATTTTAAATCTAGTGCAAATTTATACTCATAGCATTTACCAATCTATACGTTGTTGTCTTCTAGCTTTTGACTCATCAGCATCTTTTATGCCCATAACTTTTCCCTCAGCTCCAGCACCATGCCATTGTGACTTAGTGCTAAATTCT
The sequence above is a segment of the Campylobacter hyointestinalis subsp. lawsonii genome. Coding sequences within it:
- a CDS encoding CinA family protein, with amino-acid sequence MKHIILIVGEELQINKPFLDYVFRKYENYVGELGMISYAGGGDKELPFYIENISKNYECITIIANDSNFYTLSKILATLSIDTIELKEDTLIPSRAINYAKNSFLLTLNTASINLIKATPTKELPSFLQNTKQDSKFFHILGVDKESAKILLEPLSTTYNVNISLTELLPGLTYAKVSANRYGQIDGFLESVSNLFTGKMINEKDIVVFVAKKLIQKNLKITFAESCTSGLCAAKLGSVSGVSSVFDGSVVTYANSIKHSWIDVSDEVLQNFGAVSDECVRQMVLGAIKLCSCDFAIAISGIAGPDGGSEQKPVGTVYIAVTNKNGEIYTQRLSLNGDRDYIREQSALHAYALLLRSYPSLLE